One segment of Anopheles stephensi strain Indian chromosome 3, UCI_ANSTEP_V1.0, whole genome shotgun sequence DNA contains the following:
- the LOC118510590 gene encoding protein CNPPD1, protein MIQYEQPNITDTEAKDHEEFLDRIKKTLYYGSSKVRCTKISRPLADYAADVFSETHRGHSLSRLNFATVGNLSVTPCSLILAMIYLDRLNATDPTFVRRITPSELFIVSMMVSTKFYCGYDEDVYLSAWAEYGNMTPDQMKALELEFLDAMNWNAYVSKRDFFEKLKSVEKVLAKRQGLTRGWLTYTELINFLPSFAMAKQLIHYSTVLAVSYTASVMTIAGAFLLASNLHLPGNLLYRGSTNLEASGNVSSRCNLTQKTPLDSLLDSSADDTNTMEDCITDGGTLAAASQLNATLKDCETAFAFGQQRQPIDRNLHSTNQPPEASVFSPFRYRNIRFIFDPAGGSNVVQQIDFIHSEHEINESERDATVESNDTLMDLNSAGAHNCSYDCFIPLIGNSKWCVEGEEHEHNDGIFKHYKKTYDIFSSLLKFL, encoded by the exons ATGATTCAATACGAACAGCCCAACATCACCGACACAGAG GCGAAAGATCATGAAGAGTTTCTCGATCGCATCAAGAAAACGCTCTACTACGGTTCGTCCAAGGTGCGATGTACCAAAATCAGCCGACCGCTGGCGGACTACGCCGCAGATGTGTTTTCCGAAACGCATCGCGGCCATTCCCTCAGTCGCTTGAACTTTGCGACTGTGGGCAATCTATCCGTGACGCCATGCTCACTCATTCTGGCTATGATCTATCTCGATCGACTGAACGCCACCGACCCGACCTTTGTTCGCCGCATTACACCGTCGGAATTATTTATAGTATCAATG ATGGTCTCCACAAAATTCTACTGCGGCTACGATGAGGACGTCTATCTAAGTGCCTGGGCTGAGTATGGAAATATGACTCCGGATCAAATGAAAGCTTTGGAGCTGGAATTCCTGGACGCAATG AATTGGAATGCGTACGTGTCTAAGCGCGATTTctttgaaaaattgaaatcgGTTGAAAAGGTTCTTGCCAAACGGCAAGGCCTTACCCGCGGCTGGTTGACGTATACCGAGCTTATCAACTTTCTACCTTCATTTGCAATGGCCAAACAGCTAATACATTACAGCACAGTGCTCGCGGTAAGCTACACGGCCAGCGTAATGACCATTGCCGGAGCCTTTCTGCTAGCTAGTAATCTACATCTCCCGGGCAACTTGCTGTATCGAGGATCGACCAATCTCGAAGCCAGCGGTAACGTTTCTAGCCGCTGTAACCTTACCCAAAAAACCCCACTAGACAGCCTGCTCGATAGTTCTGCTGACGACACAAACACTATGGAAGACTGCATCACCGATGGTGGCACCCTTGCCGCCGCATCACAGCTAAATGCAACCCTCAAAGACTGCGAAACTGCTTTTGCTTTCGGACAGCAACGGcagccgatcgatcgaaatttgCACAGTACAAACCAACCACCGGAAGCGTCAGTTTTCTCGCCCTTCCGTTACCGCAACATACGCTTCATTTTCGACCCGGCCGGTGGTAGTAACGTTGTTCAGCAGATAGATTTTATTCATTCCGAGCACGAGATTAATGAGTCGGAGCGAGACGCGACCGTCGAATCCAATGACACACTGATGGACCTGAACAGTGCCGGAGCCCACAACTGTTCGTACGATTGCTTCATTCCACTGATCGGCAACAGCAAATGGTGTGTGGAAGGTGAGGAGCACGAGCATAACGACGGGATATTTAAGCATTACAAGAAGACGTACGATATTTTCAGTtctttattgaaatttttgtAA
- the LOC118510592 gene encoding ATP-dependent Clp protease proteolytic subunit, mitochondrial has translation MNRIKSFMPLLSTVRNLHTTNKSFLNLVPIVVEQTGRGERAYDIFSRLLKERIICLMGPIHDDLSSLIVAQLLFLQSENGTKPIHMYINSPGGSVTAGLAIYDTMQYVKPPVATWCVGQACSMGSLLLAAGAPGMRHSLPNARIMIHQPSGGAQGQATDIQIQAEEILKLKKQLTEIYGKHTKTSVDVLYSKMERDTFLSPEEAQTLGIIDTVLEHPPSSTEATS, from the exons ATGAATAGAATAAAATCGTTTATGCCGCTTTTATCGACCGTA CGCAATCTGCATACGACCAACAAATCATTCCTGAATCTTGTGCCTATCGTCGTGGAACAAACCGGAAGAGGCGAACGGGCGTATGATATATTTTCTCGCCTACTGAAAGAGCGTATCATCTGCCTGATGGGCCCCATTCACGACGATTTGAGCTCGTTGATAGTAGCACAGCTTTTGTTTCTGCAATCGGAAAATGGAACGAAACCTATTCACATGTACATCAATTCTCCCGGTGGAAGTGTTACGGCCGGCTTGGCAATCTACGATACGATGCAGTACGTAAAGCCTCCCGTAGCTACCTGGTGCGTTGGTCAGGCATGCTCCATGGGCTCGCTACTGTTGGCCGCCGGTGCCCCGGGGATGCGCCACTCACTGCCAAACGCACGCATCATGATCCACCAACCGTCCGGCGGTGCACAGGGACAAGCGACTGACATCCAGATACAGGCGGAAGAGATCCTCAAGTTGAAAAAACAACTGACGGAGATTTATGGAAAGCACACCAAAACGTCGGTGGATGTGCTGTATTCGAAAATGGAGCGTGACACTTTCCTAAGTCCGGAAGAGGCGCAAACGCTGGGCATTATTGATACGGTGCTGGAGCATCCTCCATCATCGACGGAAGCTACTTCGTAA
- the LOC118510593 gene encoding uncharacterized protein LOC118510593: MRSVSVYYMLAVAFLISTPVANAVGRRSKELVIEKAKTCQTNKTDSFLIKFTVPANFSSSNNVVHFYGNFSVLQQIRPPLEITLIAYRCTLDLQNCQRYNALQVPKICSFLSDTNSFWSPFVRSIHPTVKCPIQPATYVFKDAELDLSFFTSFPLDGYTWQVTMKLYSTASTPKKEVFCFAAQATLKRVRSP, encoded by the exons ATGCGTTCTGTTAGCGTGTATTATATGCTAGCTGTTGCTTTCCTAATTTCTACTCCAGTCGCCAACGCAGTAGGAAGA AGAAGTAAGGAGCTAGTGATAGAGAAAGCGAAAACGTGTCAAACCAATAAAACCGATTCgtttttgatcaaatttaCCGTTCCGGCCAACTTCTCTTCGAGCAACAACGTGGTACATTTTTATGGGAACTTTTCCGTGTTGCAACAGATTAGACCGCCGCTGGAG ATCACGCTGATAGCCTATCGTTGTACGCTCGATTTGCAAAATTGTCAGCGTTACAATGCGTTGCAAGTTCCAAAAATTTGTTCCTTCCTATCCGACACCAACTCCTTCTGGTCACCGTTTGTGCGAAGCATCCATCCAACAGTGAAATGTCCAATACAGCCG GCAACATACGTCTTTAAGGATGCAGAATTGGATTTAAGCTTTTTCACCAGCTTTCCATTGGATGGGTACACCTGGCAAGTGACGATGAAATTGTACTCCACCGCCAGTACACCGAAGAAggaggttttctgttttgctgctCAAGCAACTTTGAAGAGAGTGCGAAGTCCTTAA